Proteins encoded in a region of the Zea mays cultivar B73 chromosome 4, Zm-B73-REFERENCE-NAM-5.0, whole genome shotgun sequence genome:
- the LOC100275534 gene encoding uncharacterized protein LOC100275534 precursor, with product MGAATTLPGNAGPVRCSRTFLALLLCFQLLHTSLALKLHGVGGYEEKKVPLAVIVPDPSPELSGLSPAPLAAPAPVHGGGDVRPRLPTERWRRDRGEVRRAAHPPAAPAAAPEPTAAPSAGPARAPTAGAPAPGSGDGGAAFIKSSPAVPVPRGVTDTDTVLPMPAPGETRQEVGGANSVGAACVMPLLLGLMAMLMLSFGI from the exons ATGGGTGCTGCGACGACGCTGCCCGGCAACGCCGGGCCCGTGCGCTGCTCTCGCACGTTCCTCGCGCTGCTGCTCTGCTTCCAGCTACTGCACACGTCGTTGGCCCTCAAG CTGCACGGCGTCGGCGGCTACGAGGAGAAGAAGGTCCCGCTGGCCGTCATCGTGCCGGACCCCTCACCGGAGCTGTCGGGCCTGTCCCCGGCGCCGCTCGCCGCGCCGGCGCCGGTCCACGGTGGTGGCGACGTGCGGCCGAGGCTGCCGACAGAGCGGTGGCGCCGGGACAGGGGAGAGGTCCGGCGCGCCGCGCACCCGCCGGCCGCGCCCGCGGCCGCACCCGAGCCCACGGCGGCGCCGTCGGCTGGCCCCGCCAGAGCCCCCACCGCCGGGGCGCCGGCGCCGGGCTCTGGCGACGGCGGCGCGGCGTTCATCAAGAGCAGCCCGGCCGTGCCGGTCCCGCGCGGCGTCACGGACACCGACACCGTCCTGCCCATGCCCGCGCCCGGAGAAACGCGGCAG GAGGTTGGAGGCGCCAATTCAGTTGGAGCCGCCTGTGTAATGCCGCTGCTGCTGGGGCTCATGGCTATGCTGATGCTGTCTTTTGGGATCTAA